One Lacunisphaera limnophila DNA window includes the following coding sequences:
- a CDS encoding DoxX family protein, with translation MTSTPVSKPVRWTSYVFSTLPVLMLLMSGTTKIMQIEAVVQGFAKWPAGSAVAIGLLQITCTIIYLIPRTAVLGAILLTGYLGGAVAVTVEMGQGFAGWWLPLTLGILLWGGLWLRDSRIRALMPLRS, from the coding sequence ATGACCTCCACGCCCGTCTCCAAACCCGTTCGCTGGACCAGCTACGTCTTCAGCACCCTGCCGGTCTTGATGCTGCTGATGAGCGGCACCACGAAGATTATGCAGATTGAAGCGGTGGTCCAGGGGTTCGCCAAATGGCCCGCCGGCAGCGCGGTCGCCATCGGCCTCCTCCAGATCACGTGCACGATCATCTACCTGATCCCCCGCACCGCCGTCCTCGGGGCGATCTTGCTCACCGGTTACCTGGGGGGCGCCGTGGCGGTGACCGTGGAAATGGGCCAGGGCTTCGCCGGGTGGTGGCTGCCGCTGACCCTCGGCATCCTGCTCTGGGGCGGCCTCTGGCTGCGTGATTCGCGCATTCGGGCGCTTATGCCCCTGCGGAGCTAA
- a CDS encoding SDR family oxidoreductase, whose protein sequence is MKTEDYLKSYFGLEGKVAVVIGGTGELCGAMAEGLAGAGAEVVIVGRNVEKAQARLDKIAAAGGRAWFHSAEATSKAELEGLRDAVLQKSGRIDIVINGAGINSATPFFAITEEEFDRILRVNVKSVFLGCQIFGQYLVERGQGGSIINLGSMSGVVPLSRVFTYSASKGAVHNLSLNLAREWATAKVRVNVIVPGFFPAEQNKKVLTPDRVASIMGHTPMKRFGEARELIGATLLLASDAAGSFITGEELIVDGGYHAMTI, encoded by the coding sequence ATGAAAACTGAAGACTACCTGAAATCCTATTTTGGCCTCGAAGGCAAAGTGGCCGTCGTGATCGGCGGCACCGGCGAACTCTGCGGGGCGATGGCGGAAGGTCTCGCCGGCGCCGGCGCCGAGGTCGTAATCGTCGGCCGCAACGTCGAGAAGGCGCAGGCGCGCCTCGACAAGATCGCCGCCGCCGGCGGCCGGGCCTGGTTCCACAGCGCCGAGGCCACCAGCAAGGCCGAGCTTGAGGGTCTGCGTGATGCTGTCCTGCAAAAGTCCGGCCGCATCGACATTGTGATCAACGGCGCGGGCATTAACTCCGCGACGCCCTTCTTCGCCATCACGGAGGAGGAATTCGACCGCATCCTGCGCGTCAACGTGAAGAGCGTCTTCCTCGGCTGCCAGATTTTCGGCCAGTACCTGGTCGAGCGCGGGCAGGGTGGGTCCATCATCAATCTCGGCTCGATGTCCGGCGTCGTCCCGCTCTCCCGCGTCTTCACCTACTCGGCCTCGAAGGGCGCCGTGCACAACCTCTCGCTGAACCTCGCCCGCGAGTGGGCCACGGCCAAGGTGCGCGTGAACGTGATCGTCCCGGGCTTCTTCCCCGCCGAGCAGAACAAGAAGGTCCTCACCCCCGACCGGGTCGCCAGCATCATGGGGCACACGCCGATGAAGCGCTTCGGCGAGGCCCGCGAGCTCATCGGCGCCACCCTCCTGCTGGCCTCCGACGCCGCCGGCTCCTTCATCACCGGCGAAGAGCTGATCGTCGACGGCGGCTATCACGCGATGACGATTTAA
- the uxaC gene encoding glucuronate isomerase: protein MKPFIHDDFLLQTDAARDLYHSFAKNEPIYDYHCHLPQALILENHAFADLSELWLGGDHYKWRAMRSNGVNERFCTGTASPREKFDAWCATVPHTLRNPLYHWSHLELARTFGITDIINPDTADRIWREANGKLAGRRVHDILAANKVAVICTTDDPADPLDQHEKINRSGIKTRVYPTFRPDKALIVHTPAAFNAWLEKLGGAAGMPVKTFDDFLTALEKRHAAFHAIGGRLSDHGMESCYAEPCTAAEAKAIFDAARVGTAATGADAAKFISHLMLEFGRWDAKRGWTKQLHLGALRNNNTRLLGKLGPDTGFDSIGDFPQARALSRYLDTLDATDELPRTVLYNLNPADNYVLGTMIGNFQDGTVPGKMQFGSGWWFLDQKEAMEWQINALSSLGLLSRFVGMLTDSRSFLSYPRHEYFRRTLCNLLGADMERGEIPNDRALVGGMVKNICFANARDYFRLELDVAYAQ from the coding sequence ATGAAACCCTTCATTCACGACGACTTCCTGCTGCAAACCGACGCGGCCCGCGACCTCTACCACAGCTTCGCGAAGAACGAGCCGATCTACGACTACCACTGCCACCTGCCGCAGGCGCTGATCCTGGAGAATCACGCCTTCGCGGACCTGTCCGAGCTCTGGCTCGGCGGCGACCACTACAAATGGCGGGCGATGCGCTCCAACGGCGTGAACGAGCGTTTCTGCACCGGCACCGCCAGCCCGCGCGAGAAATTCGACGCCTGGTGCGCGACCGTCCCGCACACCCTGCGCAACCCGCTCTACCACTGGTCCCACCTCGAGCTGGCCCGTACTTTCGGCATCACCGACATCATCAACCCGGACACGGCCGACCGGATCTGGCGCGAGGCCAATGGGAAGCTGGCCGGCCGGCGCGTGCACGACATCCTGGCCGCGAACAAGGTCGCGGTCATCTGCACGACGGACGATCCCGCTGATCCGCTCGACCAGCACGAGAAGATCAACCGCTCCGGTATCAAAACTCGCGTCTATCCCACCTTCCGGCCCGACAAGGCCCTGATCGTGCACACGCCGGCGGCCTTCAACGCCTGGCTGGAGAAACTCGGTGGGGCCGCGGGGATGCCCGTGAAGACCTTCGATGATTTCCTCACCGCCCTGGAGAAACGCCACGCCGCCTTCCACGCGATCGGCGGACGCCTTTCCGACCATGGCATGGAGAGCTGCTATGCCGAGCCCTGCACCGCCGCGGAGGCGAAGGCGATCTTCGACGCCGCGCGCGTCGGCACGGCCGCGACGGGCGCCGACGCGGCGAAGTTCATCTCGCACCTGATGCTGGAGTTCGGCCGCTGGGACGCCAAGCGCGGCTGGACCAAGCAGCTGCACCTCGGTGCGCTGCGCAACAATAACACCCGCCTGCTGGGCAAGCTCGGGCCCGACACCGGCTTCGACTCCATCGGCGATTTTCCCCAGGCCCGCGCCCTCAGCCGCTACCTCGACACGCTCGATGCGACCGACGAGCTGCCCCGTACCGTGCTCTACAACCTCAACCCGGCCGACAACTACGTCCTCGGCACGATGATCGGCAATTTCCAGGACGGCACCGTTCCCGGCAAGATGCAGTTCGGCTCCGGCTGGTGGTTCCTCGACCAGAAGGAAGCGATGGAGTGGCAGATTAACGCGCTCTCGAGCCTCGGCCTGCTCAGCCGCTTCGTGGGCATGCTCACGGACTCGCGCAGCTTCCTGAGTTACCCGCGGCATGAGTATTTCCGCCGCACGCTGTGCAACCTGCTCGGCGCCGACATGGAGCGCGGCGAGATTCCGAATGATCGCGCGCTCGTCGGCGGCATGGTGAAAAACATCTGCTTCGCCAACGCCCGCGACTATTTCCGCCTGGAACTGGACGTCGCTTACGCGCAGTAG
- a CDS encoding DNA-binding response regulator, with amino-acid sequence MSQPSTVLVVDDTPANLGLVLESLGAAGLRVLVAESGARALELLAQQPVDLVLLDMIMPGLDGLAVCQRMKQHPVWRDLPLIFLTAVDDPAQKVRALEAGAVDYLNKPVHPPEVLARVRTHLDLQAARLALQRKNTQLEAEIALRLDAESQLAQSLDRALLIADREGRLVFQTHRATHLLFKHLAHHQPGRLPPELVRVERYQSPAGTLLLHRFMEQGNDALTVLYLIEEHAPPGPAELTKLGITPRQAEVLYWIAQGKTNAEIAIILGTSPRTVEKHVEQLLERLGVENRVGAAAQASELLRRLPG; translated from the coding sequence ATGAGCCAGCCTTCCACGGTCCTTGTCGTCGACGACACCCCGGCCAATCTCGGCCTGGTGCTGGAATCGCTCGGCGCGGCCGGCCTGCGCGTGCTCGTCGCCGAGAGCGGCGCCCGGGCGCTGGAGCTGCTCGCGCAGCAGCCGGTGGACCTCGTGCTGCTCGACATGATCATGCCCGGCCTGGACGGCCTGGCCGTCTGCCAGCGCATGAAACAGCATCCGGTCTGGCGCGACCTGCCGCTCATTTTCCTGACCGCGGTGGATGACCCTGCCCAGAAAGTGCGGGCCCTCGAGGCCGGGGCGGTGGATTACCTCAACAAGCCGGTGCATCCCCCCGAGGTGCTGGCCCGGGTGCGCACCCACCTCGACCTGCAGGCCGCGCGGCTGGCGCTGCAACGCAAGAACACGCAGCTCGAGGCCGAGATCGCGCTGCGCCTCGATGCCGAATCCCAGCTCGCCCAGTCGCTCGACCGCGCGCTGCTGATCGCCGACCGCGAGGGGCGGCTGGTCTTCCAGACGCACCGGGCGACTCACCTCCTTTTCAAGCACCTGGCTCATCACCAGCCCGGCCGGCTGCCGCCCGAGCTGGTCCGGGTCGAGCGCTACCAAAGCCCAGCCGGCACGCTCCTACTCCACCGCTTCATGGAGCAGGGCAACGACGCGCTGACGGTGCTCTATCTGATCGAGGAACACGCCCCGCCGGGCCCGGCCGAGCTCACGAAGCTGGGCATCACCCCGCGCCAGGCCGAGGTCCTCTACTGGATCGCCCAGGGCAAGACCAACGCCGAGATCGCCATCATCCTCGGCACCAGCCCGCGCACCGTGGAGAAACACGTCGAACAGCTGCTCGAGCGCCTCGGCGTGGAGAACCGTGTCGGCGCGGCCGCCCAGGCCAGCGAGTTGCTCCGGCGGCTGCCGGGCTGA
- a CDS encoding alkaline phosphatase family protein, which yields MRNSFFFLLLAWGVAPLVAQDKPVPRLAVVITVDQMRADYLARFGPYFGEGGFKRLLAGGADYRDCHYQHAITTTAPGHATILSGVNANIHGIIGNEWLDPQTYIQGNAVEDAGSPLVGLPPRPGRHPNAILAAKAGRSPKNFLGTTVGDRLKARYGATAKVYGVADKDRSAILPTGSKADGAYWTEEGLFITSTYYRAELPAWVREFNERRNATQYFGQVWDRLLPRAVYDAVQGPDDAPGEQAEDSLPVTLPMRIDGGQATLTSTFFNAFDHVPWNNELVAEMAMHTVVTQQLGQDDVPDLLAVGFSQPDKAGHAYGPDSHEVMDSYLRLDRTLAAFLDQLEATVGLAHCVIVLTADHGVCPLPEKIAAEQGPDAAGRIEMGPVRQQLAAALDAAFGALPADLYWIVGDGYGLRVSPAALAARQVTAARVATELKAALLRDRRFVAAYTRAELTGTGPLDAWGEMMRRSYHPDRSPDLMFVLHPYFLTRQLGTNHGMPHAYDTHVPQVWFGAGVKAGVHDERVGVEDIAPTLAGLLGVDLPDAKGRKLF from the coding sequence ATGAGAAACTCGTTTTTTTTCCTGCTGCTCGCCTGGGGCGTGGCGCCGCTGGTGGCGCAGGATAAGCCGGTGCCCCGGCTCGCGGTCGTGATCACCGTGGACCAGATGCGGGCCGACTACCTCGCCCGTTTCGGGCCTTATTTCGGCGAGGGTGGTTTCAAGCGTCTGCTGGCGGGCGGAGCCGATTACCGGGACTGCCATTATCAGCACGCCATCACCACCACCGCTCCGGGGCATGCGACCATCCTCAGCGGGGTGAACGCCAACATCCACGGCATCATCGGCAACGAGTGGCTCGATCCGCAGACCTACATCCAGGGCAATGCCGTCGAGGATGCGGGGTCCCCCCTGGTCGGCCTGCCGCCGCGTCCCGGCCGCCACCCGAACGCGATCCTGGCGGCCAAGGCCGGCCGTTCGCCGAAAAATTTCCTCGGCACCACCGTCGGCGACCGGTTGAAGGCCCGCTATGGCGCCACGGCGAAGGTCTACGGGGTGGCAGACAAGGATCGCTCGGCGATCCTGCCCACCGGTTCGAAGGCCGACGGTGCGTACTGGACGGAGGAAGGCCTCTTCATCACCTCGACCTACTATCGTGCGGAACTGCCCGCCTGGGTCCGGGAGTTCAACGAGCGGCGCAACGCCACGCAGTACTTCGGGCAGGTGTGGGACCGGTTGTTGCCCCGGGCGGTCTACGATGCCGTGCAGGGCCCGGACGATGCCCCCGGTGAACAGGCGGAGGACAGTCTGCCGGTCACATTGCCCATGCGGATTGACGGCGGCCAGGCGACGCTCACCAGCACCTTTTTCAACGCGTTTGATCACGTGCCCTGGAATAACGAGCTCGTGGCGGAGATGGCCATGCACACCGTGGTCACGCAACAGCTCGGACAGGACGATGTGCCCGACCTGCTGGCCGTGGGTTTTTCCCAGCCGGACAAGGCCGGTCACGCTTATGGCCCCGACAGCCATGAGGTCATGGATTCCTACCTCCGGCTGGATCGCACGTTGGCCGCCTTCTTGGATCAACTCGAGGCCACGGTGGGATTGGCGCACTGCGTGATCGTGCTGACCGCCGACCATGGCGTCTGCCCGCTGCCGGAAAAAATCGCGGCGGAGCAGGGGCCGGATGCCGCCGGGCGGATCGAGATGGGGCCGGTGCGCCAGCAACTGGCGGCCGCGCTCGATGCGGCCTTCGGGGCCCTGCCGGCGGACCTCTACTGGATCGTGGGTGACGGCTATGGCCTGCGGGTGAGTCCGGCGGCCCTCGCGGCGCGCCAGGTCACGGCGGCGCGCGTGGCCACCGAGCTGAAGGCGGCACTCCTCCGGGACCGGCGGTTTGTCGCGGCCTACACGCGCGCGGAGCTGACCGGCACCGGCCCGCTCGACGCCTGGGGCGAGATGATGCGGCGCAGTTATCACCCGGACCGCAGCCCGGATCTGATGTTTGTGCTGCACCCTTACTTTCTCACGCGGCAACTGGGCACGAACCACGGCATGCCCCACGCCTACGACACACATGTGCCGCAGGTGTGGTTCGGCGCCGGCGTGAAGGCCGGCGTGCATGACGAGCGCGTCGGGGTCGAGGACATCGCGCCCACGCTGGCCGGCCTGCTCGGCGTGGACCTGCCTGACGCGAAGGGTCGGAAGCTATTTTGA
- a CDS encoding flavin reductase family protein, producing MTLDFEALSQRDAYAWMIHTITPRPIAWISTISAAGQTNLAPFSFFQGVCSKPPTLMFSGAVNRHGVKKDSVINVGQVPEFVVNIVPFALAEPMNLTATPLPHGESEFEKFGIASAPSLKVRPPRVAAAPVAFECRLDRIIDFGDGPSGSNVVFGRILCAHVDDAVLGADGQIDPAKLDTIGRMGGDNYVRTRELFTVVRPR from the coding sequence ATGACCCTCGACTTTGAAGCCCTCTCGCAGCGCGATGCCTACGCCTGGATGATCCACACGATCACCCCGCGACCCATTGCCTGGATCTCGACGATCTCCGCGGCCGGCCAGACCAACCTGGCGCCCTTTTCCTTTTTCCAGGGGGTCTGCTCCAAGCCGCCGACGCTGATGTTCAGCGGTGCGGTCAACCGCCACGGCGTGAAGAAAGACAGCGTGATCAACGTCGGCCAGGTGCCGGAGTTCGTGGTCAACATCGTGCCCTTCGCCCTGGCCGAGCCGATGAACCTCACCGCCACGCCCCTCCCGCATGGCGAGAGCGAGTTCGAGAAATTCGGCATCGCCAGCGCGCCGTCCCTCAAGGTGCGGCCGCCCCGCGTGGCGGCGGCCCCGGTGGCCTTCGAGTGCCGCCTCGACCGCATCATCGACTTTGGGGACGGTCCCTCGGGCTCGAACGTCGTCTTCGGCCGGATCCTGTGTGCGCACGTGGACGACGCCGTGCTCGGGGCCGACGGTCAGATCGACCCGGCCAAGCTCGACACGATCGGTCGCATGGGCGGGGACAACTATGTCCGCACTCGCGAGCTGTTCACGGTGGTTCGTCCGCGGTGA
- a CDS encoding ThuA domain-containing protein produces MKSLRILALAAVTLAGALAAHAEQFKALLFTKTAGWHHDSINAGVDAIQALGKLHDFEVFWTADANRVMNDRELAKYKVVIFLCTTGDALNDEQQAAFERYIKAGGGFVGIHSASDTEYDWPWFRKMVGYMFHIHPAVQTATLKKLDPNFPGMDRFAKRFLFTEEWYEFGAPESTPNPLKFLLAVDEKTYQPAAKWGPKEGKGMGDFHPVSWYQNYDGGRAFYTALGHLPGTYSDAAFMHHVYGGIYWAATGNTFSAE; encoded by the coding sequence ATGAAATCCCTCCGGATCCTCGCCCTTGCCGCCGTCACCCTGGCCGGCGCCCTTGCCGCCCACGCCGAGCAGTTCAAAGCCCTGCTCTTCACGAAGACGGCGGGGTGGCACCACGACTCCATCAACGCCGGCGTGGACGCCATCCAAGCCCTCGGCAAGCTCCACGACTTTGAGGTCTTCTGGACGGCCGACGCCAACCGCGTGATGAACGACCGCGAGCTCGCGAAATACAAGGTCGTCATCTTCCTCTGCACCACGGGCGACGCGCTCAACGACGAGCAGCAGGCCGCCTTCGAGCGCTACATCAAGGCCGGCGGCGGCTTCGTCGGCATCCACAGCGCCTCCGACACCGAGTATGACTGGCCGTGGTTCCGCAAGATGGTCGGTTACATGTTCCACATCCATCCGGCCGTCCAGACCGCCACGCTGAAGAAGCTCGATCCCAACTTCCCCGGCATGGACCGCTTTGCGAAGCGCTTCCTCTTCACCGAGGAATGGTATGAATTCGGCGCCCCCGAATCCACGCCCAACCCGCTGAAGTTCCTCCTCGCGGTGGACGAGAAGACCTACCAGCCCGCGGCCAAGTGGGGCCCGAAGGAAGGCAAGGGCATGGGCGATTTCCACCCGGTCAGCTGGTACCAGAACTACGACGGCGGCCGCGCTTTCTATACCGCGCTCGGTCACCTGCCGGGGACCTACAGCGACGCCGCCTTCATGCACCACGTCTACGGCGGCATCTACTGGGCCGCCACGGGCAACACCTTCTCGGCGGAGTGA
- a CDS encoding alpha-L-fucosidase — protein sequence MKSSTLLLGFLALTAILPAAPRRPEAVAPVRRPVAFRDRVLPAPLDGGFRQPDYWVWCGTVVKGDDGKFHHYASRWSRGLPFGPHWLTNSEVVHSVADRAEGPYVFSDLALPPRGEEFWDGRMTHNPVVRKIGAKYYLYYTGTTYAGPTPEPGKPVTETSALKLDAHDGERVGLATADSPYGPWQRRDQPILEVRPNSWEQYLISNASPLVLPDASVLLYYKGVEKLRHHAIGVARAATVDGPYERLSEKPFEVGVGAEDPTMWFENGRYHALMLDHDYKYSNKEIYHATSPDGLKWSVDPNPVALSKDYLWADGSRRKMNSTERPQILVQDGVATHLFFATGETIDGKRQTWNQVVPLRPESAVPDRVAWWREARFGLFIHWGLYAIPGGVWRDQPIRHEQYANPYCEQIMWLARIPRAEYAQLATRFNPVQWDAKAVVAAAQAAGMKYIVITAKHHDGFAMYHSQASPYNIVNATPFGRDPLRELAEATRAAGLQLGFYYSLGRDWDTPQTAGASKSNTWDFPDAKPDPKAYQRYLDEKVKPQVTELLTQYGPVGILWFDTPEQTTVRQSAELELLVRRLSPATVVNTRVGNEVGDYEEMGDNEIPAKATGRDFEVPATMAESWGYSTLDTPPFWRSSTQLIRHLVDIASKGGNYLLNIGPDAAGAIPAPAAARLADLAAWMQANAEAIHGTSASTAHRPDWGRFTQRGDTLYAHVFEWPAAELVLSVDTSLIARIELLASGGPVTLTHTPAQGAAVLVPRPAALDPHATVLRITLR from the coding sequence ATGAAATCTTCGACCCTGCTCCTCGGTTTTCTCGCCCTCACCGCCATCCTTCCGGCCGCCCCGCGCCGGCCCGAGGCCGTGGCGCCGGTGCGTCGCCCGGTGGCGTTTCGTGATCGCGTGCTGCCCGCGCCGCTCGACGGCGGGTTCCGGCAGCCGGACTACTGGGTGTGGTGCGGCACGGTGGTGAAGGGTGACGACGGCAAGTTTCACCACTACGCGTCGCGCTGGTCCCGCGGCCTGCCCTTCGGCCCGCACTGGCTCACGAACTCCGAGGTCGTCCACTCCGTCGCCGACCGTGCCGAGGGTCCCTACGTCTTTTCCGACCTCGCCCTGCCGCCGCGCGGCGAGGAGTTTTGGGACGGGCGCATGACCCACAACCCGGTGGTACGGAAGATCGGGGCGAAATATTATCTCTACTACACCGGCACCACTTACGCCGGTCCGACCCCCGAACCGGGCAAGCCGGTCACCGAGACCTCGGCGCTCAAGCTCGACGCGCACGACGGCGAGCGCGTGGGCCTCGCCACCGCCGACTCGCCCTACGGCCCGTGGCAGCGGCGCGACCAGCCCATCCTCGAGGTGCGGCCGAATTCCTGGGAACAGTATCTCATCAGCAACGCGTCCCCCCTGGTCCTGCCCGACGCCTCCGTCCTGCTCTATTACAAGGGGGTTGAGAAACTCCGCCACCATGCGATCGGCGTCGCCCGGGCGGCCACGGTCGACGGTCCGTACGAGCGGCTCTCGGAGAAGCCCTTCGAGGTGGGCGTCGGCGCCGAGGACCCGACGATGTGGTTTGAGAACGGCCGCTACCACGCCCTGATGCTCGACCACGACTACAAGTACTCGAACAAGGAGATCTACCACGCCACCTCGCCCGACGGTCTGAAATGGAGCGTCGACCCCAACCCCGTCGCCCTGAGTAAGGACTACCTCTGGGCGGATGGCTCGCGCCGGAAGATGAACAGCACCGAGCGCCCGCAAATCCTCGTGCAGGACGGCGTTGCCACCCACCTCTTCTTTGCCACCGGCGAGACCATCGACGGCAAGCGCCAGACCTGGAACCAGGTCGTGCCGCTGCGGCCCGAGTCGGCCGTGCCCGACCGCGTGGCCTGGTGGCGCGAGGCCCGTTTCGGCCTGTTCATCCACTGGGGCCTTTACGCGATCCCCGGCGGCGTGTGGCGGGACCAGCCCATCCGGCACGAGCAGTACGCCAACCCCTACTGCGAACAGATCATGTGGCTGGCTCGGATCCCGCGCGCCGAGTACGCGCAGCTCGCGACCCGTTTCAATCCCGTCCAATGGGACGCGAAGGCCGTGGTCGCCGCCGCCCAGGCCGCGGGCATGAAGTACATCGTCATCACGGCGAAACACCACGACGGCTTCGCGATGTACCACTCGCAGGCGAGCCCCTACAACATTGTCAACGCCACGCCCTTCGGTCGCGATCCGCTGCGCGAACTCGCCGAGGCCACCCGTGCGGCGGGCCTGCAGCTGGGTTTCTATTATTCGCTGGGCCGGGATTGGGACACGCCGCAGACGGCCGGCGCCAGCAAGAGCAACACCTGGGATTTCCCTGATGCGAAGCCCGATCCCAAGGCGTACCAACGCTACCTCGACGAGAAGGTGAAGCCGCAGGTCACGGAGCTGCTGACCCAATACGGCCCGGTCGGCATCCTTTGGTTCGACACGCCGGAACAGACCACGGTCCGACAGAGTGCCGAGCTCGAGCTGCTGGTGCGCCGCCTGTCCCCCGCGACGGTCGTGAACACCCGCGTCGGCAACGAGGTCGGCGATTATGAGGAGATGGGCGACAACGAGATCCCCGCGAAGGCTACCGGCCGGGACTTCGAGGTACCGGCCACCATGGCGGAGAGCTGGGGTTACTCGACCCTCGACACGCCTCCCTTCTGGCGCTCCTCCACCCAGCTCATCCGCCACCTCGTCGACATCGCCAGCAAGGGCGGCAATTACCTGCTCAACATCGGGCCCGATGCCGCGGGGGCTATCCCCGCCCCGGCCGCCGCCCGGCTCGCGGATCTGGCGGCCTGGATGCAGGCCAACGCGGAGGCGATTCACGGCACCAGCGCGTCCACGGCGCACCGCCCGGACTGGGGTCGCTTCACCCAGCGCGGCGACACCCTTTATGCCCATGTCTTTGAGTGGCCCGCGGCGGAGCTGGTGCTCTCGGTCGACACCTCCCTGATCGCGCGGATCGAGCTCCTGGCCTCCGGCGGCCCGGTGACCCTCACCCACACGCCAGCCCAAGGGGCCGCCGTGTTGGTGCCCCGTCCCGCCGCGCTCGACCCGCATGCCACCGTCCTGCGCATCACCCTGCGATGA